The DNA window CTGTACAACTAGCAAAGGCATTATTTCCTATCGATAAAACACCGTTTGGTATACTAACAGAAGTTAAACCTGAACAACGGGAAAATGCATTATTCCCAATATTAATTACACTATTGGGGATAGCAACAGATGTTAGTTTAAACAACTGATAAAAAGCATAATCAGGTATTATATTTGCCGAGGCAACCTGGAAAACACCAATTCTGTCGATATAGTAACTTCCGCCTGCCTCAATATTAACATCAGACATATTAATAACAGACAGCTTAGCCATGCTGCGTATAGTACCAATATCAACTCCATTAATGCTTCCTTTGAGGGTCAGGTCTGTAATTACATCCTTTTGAGATCCCAGCTGGGTACTCAAATTTCCAGCTGTAACATTTACTGTATCAGAAACTACTTGAGCATGCAAACCAAGACTTAACAATATACATGCTATCCCTAATATGTATTGATATAGAGTAGTTGACCTCATAATAAATGGATTTACAGATTAAAACCAAACAATATATTAGTCAAAATCCATTCTACCTATATCAACAAATATAGAATGATAGTAGTTGTTTAATAATTATGTATTTAATTCATTTTAAATCAATTATTTACCAATAAGTCTTTATTATATTTTATTCATCATTGAAAAAAACAAAGGTTTCCTGCCGCTATTCAATATCAATTACAGCTTGATGTTTTAAAGTGCTAGAGTCAATATCGCTGATATGAGTGACCAGCCATTTCCGTAAAAACAGAATGATCTGATTCAATAAAACTATATTTTTGTAATTGTGGGCAATTATAAAATCATCTATTTTCTTCTTGAATAAATTATGCTGTTTAAGGTGCAGTTCAGTATTTTGCAAATTCTTCTGGCGCATTAATTCTTCTTCAGTATTGAAATGATAAATAGTATACCTTTGCAGTTCGTTTAATAAAGGCAATATCTTATCTTCGCTATCATCTTCTTTACTAACCGATATAATTTCATCAAACAAAGAAATAAGAATTTTATGCTGCTTGTCAACGAGTGGAATTCCAAGAAGTAACGAGTCGTTCCAGCTTTGACTGTTTATTGTTTCTATTGTTATTGTATTCATACTCAATTTATTTTATATATTTAATTAGTTTGTTGTTTTGTTGAAAATCCTGTTCTGGTCATGTTGCCCCATCCTTTCTTATTTTTTTTGAAAAAATAATCATAATTGCCCCATAAAGAGAAATACAGGTTCGATGGTTGATATACAAACATTTCAAGAATTACAAAGAGAAAAGCCAAAAACATATATTTTACTCCTCTGTACTTATAATAAGTATATGTTTCAATAAAGATAGCAGTAGTAGAAAATAAAAAAGAGAATGTAATTACAAAAAGTAGAACAAGCGAAATTATTTTCAAACTATACAAATTCAATATCAGCAGAATAATAAGGAAAACTATGCCTAGCAACTCTACAACAGGAGTTAACCATTCGTATATTACCCAGTAAGGAAAACTAACCATGCCAACTATTCCATATTTCGGATTAAAAAACATGTTTCTATGTTTCTTTATAGTATCAATGGCACCACGAGTCCATCTGTTACGTTGCCTTGAAAGAATTTTATAAGATTCTGGCACTTCAGTCCAGCATAGAGGATCAGGAATAAAAGCTACCCGGTGCTTTTCTCCTACTTCATACATATATTTACGCATTCTCACTACCAACTCCAAATCTTCGCCCACGGTTGTTTTATCATAGCCACCCACTTTGACAGCCACTTCACGATCAAACAGTCCAAAAGCTCCTGACACCATAAGCAGACCATTTACTTTAGTCCATGCCATTCGTCCAATAGTAAAAGCTCTGAAATATTCAAGTACCTGAAATTTAGCCCAGAAGTTCGTCGGATAATTAACTTTCACAATTCTCCCGTCGTCTACCTCACATGAGTTTGCCACACGGATTACCCCTCCGGAAGCTATTACTCTATGTTTTGGATCATCAATAAAAGGCTGTACCATCTTTAAGATAGCATCTGGTTCAATTATGCAATCCACATCAATAGCCAAGAACAAATCCTTCAAAGAAACATTTACTCCGGCATTCAGCGCATCAGCCTTACCGCCATTTTCTTTATCAACAACCAATAAATTGTGATAAGCTGGATTTTCCGACTGATAAACACCTCTTATTTTTGCACATGGAATTTTCAGTTCGTAAGCTTTCTCAACTTTTATCAGCCCAAAATGGTTTATTATTGTAGCCAGTGTGTTATCCTTACTCCCATCGTTTACAATAATAATTTCATAGTCCAGATACTGTAAAGATAATAAGCAATTAATATTCTCTATAATTGTTTTTTCTTCATTGTATGCCGGGGCAATAATAGAAACAGAAGGTAGTTTAGGAAAAGAGAGCATTGTTCTGTAATCAAAGTTTCTACTCTTTTTAATATGCCTCCTCACCTCCGTAATAGACAAGAACGCCGTTATAAGATACAACGTAAACAGAGTTCCTGAAAATATGAAGAACAAGATGTTTATAAAGTTATTCCAAAAAGTTATATCCATCAGTCTGAGCATTTATAAGTTAATATCTAGAACCTCATTACAAGCCATTACTACCAAAGGATCCGAGGCATTTTTCAATCGTGCCACCTTTTCCACACTGATAGTGAGAAGATATTTTAAAGCTTCTGTTTTATACTTAATAGGTTCATTTATTGCAACCCATTCCAGAAAACCAATAGCAAAGTCGGTATCAGGAGATAGGGTTATGGTTTTAATTATAGAAAATTTGCCTCTTCCCGTAGCATCTTTATATACATTTTTAAGATAGACAAAATCAGATTTATCTTCGGCAAATGTGGCAAAGGCAAGAATCGCCTCTTCCATAATGTTATCGTCGGGATATTCTATATACTTTTGAATATCATATTTAAATTTATTCTTCCAATTCAATCGTGACAGAATAATACCTAAAAGTATTGTACCATTATTGTCAGAATGAAGTAATTCGGCATAAGGAACATCCGTAATTTTATCTTTCTGAATATTATCAATAATAACATTCACCTCCCACATCGAGATATTTATATCGTTCTTTATTAGCTGCAACAAATGATCGTAAGTGTTCAGCCGGATAAGAGTTACTAATGCCTCCGTGTGAAGCAGTTCGTTTCTTTCTCGTTTAGCCAGTCTGAGAATATACTTTTCATGCCCTATTATTTTAAACTCCGCAATAGCATTCATTGCAATCTTCTTATGCCTGTAGAAAGGAGAATGTAAGTAGTTTCGTATTAAATTATCATATTTAAGTTCGTGCAACAGATGCTCAGTATCCTCGCGTATTTGTCCAATGGTTTGATGATGAATTTGCTGAAGCGTATTTATAACAAGCTCTTTTGAATAGTCGTTCTTTACAAAACTCATTAATCTAACCTTTCTTCGTTTCAACTCCTTTTCGGCAAGTTTATCTTTTGTATACAACAGTGCAAGCAAATATTTAATATAGAAGTTGATATAACGGTCGTGTGTTCTCTCTTTTATTCTTTTATCGTGTCCATAATACAGTGTAAGAATAAAAGTGAGGATAGTTAGAATAAGGAAAATGAATATAAAGTACTCCAGATAGTAAAGCCATCTGGAGAGAGAATAATAATCGCGATACAACAGATTATTAAACATATGCCCCCCTATTGAAAACTTCGGAACAGAATATAAATAGCTCCCATAGCAAATAAGGAAGATAAGGGTTACATAAAATAATCTGGTTCCCCAATATTCAATATAAAATCCAAGTATTTTCATCTCAATCTGAATCTATATCCTACTTCTATTAAATATCTGTTTCTGAATTTGCTTGTAATATATTCTTCTCTGGTGTATCCAATGCCGATACGTACATCTGATATACTATTCAGCATAAAGCTTCTTTCCAGCTTTATTTTATAAGCATCCAGATTGTTGAATGCAGAATTCTCCATTGTTGCTCTGCTATCATCCGGCGAGTTACCATAAGTAAGTTCCACTCCCCAGTAGTTTAACGGATTCTTTCCGTAAAATCTGTAGTTTGCCAGCAAAGTAAATGAGTTTCCGTTATCCTGCATCACATAGAAAGGCCGGAAAGCCACCCAATGATTTCCCATGTATTTTTCCAGATGACCGGTAGCGATAAATACCTCCGAACTGATATATTTCATATATCTGGCTCCGAGAGACGCTTCCATTTTATACTCCAAAGGCATATAGTATTCATACCCGGCACGGTGTCGAGGAAACAATGATGCATCGAAAGCATATCCATAGTTAAAGTACATGTACGATTTGTTGTTCATCTGCAGATAAAAATCTGATTCCAGAAGCACATCGTTCATATGATATCTGTCTGCATAATTGGCTCGCAGAGCCAGCGAATGTTTTCCTACCTTAAAAGCATATCCCAGATTTGCCAGATGCTGAGGAGCATTATGATCAAAGCAGTCTATAGAATAAAAAGCCTGCACCACATTGGTGTTTCTTTTCATTATCAGGTTATTGTACATGTAGCTAATATCGTCCAGTTTCAGAAACTCTTTATTCCCGGGAGCCTTGAACAGTTCAATGCCTTCATCGTAATCCCTCAGTTCGGTATATGCTAGCATTTTTTTTCGCAGAAGATTTTCAGTGTGCGAATATTTGTATTGTTCGGCTACCCGGCAAGTCTCCAGTAAACTTTCGTATCTGTGAGACCACAATAAAACATTCAGCCACGAATCAAACAAATCATCATTGTAGTAATTTATCTGTTTTGCCTTCTCTAAGTAGATCAATGCAGAGTCTGTCTTTTCCTGCCAGGCATAATTATTGGCAATAACTACCATCAAGTCACCACGAGCAGGTTCAGCACCCAATGCTTTCCGGGCTTCTTCAATCGTCTTTCTGAACTTTGCTTTTTGGAAATCTGCTTCCTGTGCGAAAGCAGAATTAAATCCATTTGCAAGAAACAGACAAAACATGACAATATATAATTTCCTCATAAGCTCTTTTTTTATTAATAACTATTTATAAGCTCCACAATTTCATCCGTAACAACGTTTGGATCGAAAGGGCGGTGAATAATTCTACTGGCACCCATTTCATACGCTTTGTATGTATAAGCTTCGGTCTGTATATCCGAGAAGTAAAACAAAGGAGTAACAATACGTCTTTCCATGCGAAGGTATCTTATCACCTCCAGACTGGAAATTCCATTCAAAATAGAATCAAGAAGCCCCAGGTTTGCAGAGTGTACAGGCACTTTTTCTTTAATTTCCTGTATTGATTTGCATACAATAACATTAACTCCCTTGATTTTTCGATAGAGCAAGGTCTCAAATAGTTGAGGAAACAGTATGTCATTAGACATAATTACTATAGTCTTGTTCATCATATAATAACTATTTAAAATTTTGATTTCTTACAAAAATCAAAATCACAAAACTTGTCGTGTCTGATTTATGTGTTAAAGATAATATCTTTTATATAAAGAGCAAACAATAGTATAATATTTTATTAACAATAAAAAAATATCTTTATTGGTAGAAATCCAACAAATTATTGGCGAGACATTTTTCGTTTGATATACATCTAAGCACATCTTTGATATACATCTAAAGATACCTTTGATATATATCTAAATAATATTTCGATGTATATCAAAACACATTTATGAAGAGATTCGGGACTTACACCCTAGAGTTATCACTCATGCTATGCTGGGCGAACAAAACAAAAACGTCGATAATCAATTGATTATCGACGTTTTCTTATATAAAGCCACACCAGTGATGTGATGAAACTCCGTATGACATGATTTGAGTGCCCGCCCTCTTTGTAATCCACCGGCATAAATGCTACCCGAAGGTTGTGGCCCGCCATTGAGAATCGAAGCCTGTCTCGGTTTTCAGATTAATTTGATGAGTTTCCCAGTCAAACTAATGTGGCTAAAACTGTCTTCTTTTCTATCACAAATATAAGCTTTTTCTATCTATGTAACAAATAAAAATGAATAATTGTTTTAATAAAAAAACAAATAGTTTACAGGCTCAGAAAACAAAAGCGCTAATACCCAGCAGAACTGGATATTAGCGCTTAGCAAATCTTTTAAATTTAATTAAGCAGCTTTTGCTTTAGCAACCACAGCTTTGAAAGCTTCTGGATGATTAACAGCTAAGTCTGCTAAGACCTTACGGTTTATTTCGATACCAGCTTTATGTAAGCCGCCCATTAGTTTAGAATAAGACATTCCTTCTAAACGAGCTGCAGCATTAATACGCTGAATCCAAAGAGCACGGAAGTTTCTTTTCTTGTTTCTACGGTCACGGAATGCGTAAGTCAAACCTTTCTCCCAGGTGTTCTTAGCAACGGTCCAAACATTTTTTCTTGCACCAAAATAACCTTTGGTAAGGTTCAAAATTTTCTTTCTTCTTGCTTTTGAAGCAACATGATTTACTGATCTTGGCATAGTTTTAATCTTTTTGAATGTTAGCGTCGCAACTTCACGTAGCGAACTTAAAGCTAATGCATTCGGTTAATACTTAATAATTCGATAGTACGCTTATGATTACTTCATTGCTAAAAGAGACTTAACCTGGCTTACATTAGTTGCATCAACTGTTGTAGAGTAACACAAGTTTCTTTTTCTCTTTTTGCTCTTTTTAGTCAAAATATGACTGTGAAAAGCGTGCTTTCTTTTGATTTTACCTGTTCCGGTAAGGGTAAACCTTTTTTTAGAACCGGAGTTAGTCTTCATCTTTGGCATCTTGATTATTTTTTAATTATTAATATATGGTAACGCACTATACCTGCGCGTTATACATTTCTTATTTTTCCAAACAATTATTCCGCTTCATCAGTTGTCTCTTCAGGTTTGTCAACCTTTACTTTAACAACTTTCACTTCTTTTGGTGCAACAGGCTTCTTTACTTCCTTCTTTTTAGGAGATAAGAAAATAGTCATCTTCTTACCTTCAAGCATAGGCATCTGTTCTACTTTCGCATAATCTTCAAGATCATTAGCAAAACGAAGTAACAAAACTTCACCTTGTTCTTTGAAAAGAATAGAACGCCCTTTAAAGAAAACATAAGCTTTCACTTTATCTCCATCTTCAAGGAATCCTTTCGCATGTTTCATCTTAAAGTTATAGTCATGATCATCAGTCTGAGGTCCGAAACGTATCTCTTTTACATTAACCTTTACCTGCTTAGCTTTCTGCTCCTTTTGACGCTTCTTCAACTGATAAAGGAACTTTGAATAATCAATAATTTTACAAACAGGAGGAACTGCATTTGGAGAAATTTCTACTAGATCCAGTTCTCTATCCTCTGCCATCTTTAATGCCTGGAATAAAGGATAAACCTTTGGTTCGATATTATCATCTCCAACTAAACGTACTTCCTTGGCACGAATTTGTTCATTTATTCGGTGTTGCTCTTTTATAACCTCTTTCTTCATTCAATAACTATTAGTTCCTTTTCGTTTTTTCTTTTATATTCAGTTAGCGGGTGCAAAGTTACCACTTATTTATCATATTTTGAACTTCTTGAGTCAAAATCTTTGCAAATTCTTCAAATTTCATTGTTCCTTTATCGCCTTCTCCTTGTTTGCGAACTGCAACTTCACCATTTTCGGCTTCCTTTTCGCCCACAACTAACATATAAGGAATACGCTTCATCTCATTATCACGGATTTTACGACCAATTTTTTCGTTTCTATCATCTACAATAGCACGAATATCATTCATATCAAGGTATTGTTTTACCTTCTCTGCATAGTCATTAAATTTCTCACTGATAGGAAGAATTGCTACCTGATCTGGAGTTAGCCATAATGGGAATTTACCGCCGGTATGTTCAATCAATACGGCAACGAAGCGTTCCATAGAGCCAAAAGGTGCACGGTGTATCATTACAGGACGATGTTTCTGGTTATCAGCTCCTGTATATTCAAGATTAAATCTCTCTGGCAAGTTATAATCAACCTGAATAGTTCCAAGTTGCCATTTACGACCAATAGCATCACGAACCATAAAATCGAGTTTAGGACCATAGAAAGCAGCTTCACCAAGTTCTACTTTTGCTTTCAAGCCTTTCTCTTCACAAGCTTCAATAATTGCTTTTTCTGAACGTTCCCAGTTATCATCGCTTCCGATATATTTTTCACGATTGTTAGGATCACGAAGTGAAATCTGTGCCTCAAAGTTCTCAAAGTTTAAAGACTTAAATATAATGAAGATAATATCCATAACTTTTAAGAACTCATCCTTAACCTGATCTGGTCTACAGAAAATATGAGCATCATCTTGTGTAAAGCTACGTACACGTGTTAATCCGTGAAGCTCTCCACTTTGCTCGTAACGATATACTGTACCAAACTCTGCAAATCTTAATGGAAGATCTTTATACGAACGAGGCTGCCATTTATATATTTCACAGTGGTGAGGACAGTTCATTGGTTTCAATAAGTATTCTTCTCCCTCTTCTGGTGTGTTAATTGGTTGGAATGAATCTTTTCCATATTTAGCATAGTGACCAGAAGTAACATATAATTGTTTATTACCAATGTGAGGAGTCATTACTTGTTGATAACCAAAACGACGTTGAATCTTCTTCAGGAAATCTTCGAGACGAAGACGAAGCGCTGTTCCTTTTGGTAACCACATTGGAAGTCCTTTCCCTACCATTTCAGAGAACATAAACAATTCCATTTCCTTACCAATTTTACGGTGGTCACGTTTCTTTGCTTCTTCTAGTATAACTAAATATTCATCAAGCAATTTCTTTTTAGGGAAAGTAATACCATAGATACGAGTAAGCATTTTCTGATCTTCTCTACCTCTCCAATAAGCACCTGCAACAGATGTTAGCTTGATAGCTTTAATCTTTTCAGTATTCATTAAGTGAGGACCACGGCAAAGATCAGTAAAAGCACCCTGAGTATATGTAGTAATGGTTCCATCTTCGAGTTCTGAGATTAATTCACATTTGTAAGTTTCACCTCTTTCACCGAACATTTTCAAAGCATCAGCTTTATTAATTTCTGTTCTTACAACAGCTTCTTTTTTTGCTGCCAATTCTGCCATCTTTGCCTCAATAGCAGCAAGATCACTTTCTTTGATAACTGCCTCTCCCGGATCTACATCATAATAGAAACCGTTTTCTATTGCAGGACCAATTCCAAACTGTATGCCCGGATATAATTCCTGTAAGGCTTCAGCCAGCAAGTGTGCGCTAGTATGCCAGAATGCATGCTTTCCTTCTGCATCATCCCACTTATATAGTACAACCGATGCATCAGAATTAATAGGACGAGCTAAATCATATGTTTCACCGTTTACACCACAAGCTACAACATCCTGCGCCAATCGGCTACTTATACTTTCTGCAATCTGCAGACCATTGACTCCTTCATTATATTCACGAACAGAGCCATCTGGAAATGTAATCTTTATCATAATGGTTTAATTATTTTTCATTTAGGCTTACAAAAGTAGCTATTTCTTTTAAATTACACTTATTTTCAAATAAAAATGTTAGTGTTTTTGTTCTGTAAAGCGCTTAATAACATTATAGGCAGATACAATACCCAATTCACCGGCTTTACTTAGGTCTGAAATACCTTTTTTATTATTCCCAGAGAAGATTAGTGTTAATCCTCTATTAAAATATGCTTCTGCAAAATTTGGATCAAGTGATATGGCTTTATCATAATCGGCTATTGCCGAACGATAATCTTTCAGCATACAAAGTACATTTCCACGATTATAATATGCATAAACAAAGTCGGGAGCTAACTGAATAACCTTATCCAAATCTGATTTAACTATATTATATTCCGGAGTACGAACATCAACTTTCTTCAGGCCAGTCTGTACTTCTGCAGTTTCAGAATTCTGATCTTCGGACTTTTCAAATTCCAGCTGTTTCCAACGTATAAGCGACCGATTAAAATAAGCTGGAAAAAATGAATTATCGCAAATCGTTGCCTGAGTTAAATCTTCAATAGCATTTGTAAAATCCTGAACCAAATAAAAATCGATTGAACGAGCAAAACGTTTTGCTGCATTTTTAGGATGTTTTACAATATCTGTTGTCCGCTCATCAATAGAAGCAAAATGAGTTTTAATTTGCTTCTCTGTAAGAGGTGTCTCCATATTGGTAATCAAAAGTCGTTTAGGAACAGCTCCTGAATTACTTAAGTCATCAATAAATTTGTTGTATTTTAAATTTCGTGTTATCTCACTTGTTTTTTCATAGTAAGTTAAAGCAAACATTGGTTCCAGCTTTATTTCAACATTCTTATCCTGAACCTTTCCACGATACTCGCTCTTATATTTCTGTTCAGTTTCTGAATCATCGGCAACAACAATCTTTCCGTAATTTTCCATATCCTTATCGGATTTCTTACGTGTTTTATCAGACTTCGCCGCTTTCTTTCCTTTATCAAGGCCATATCTTTTATCGAGTTGGGCTTTCATTACCTTGAACTCGTCCAAATCTGCCCCCTTATAGTCACCTATTTTCCTTTTAGCTTCCGCCCGATTATAATATCCTGCCAAGAAATTTGGATTCTCTTTAATAACCGCTGAATAATCTCTGATAGCACCACGATAATCTCCTGTCTGAGCACGAAGAATGCCCCGGTTAAAGATAGCCATCATATTATCGGATTCCATCTTTATAACAAAATCAAAATCCTCTATCGCTCTGTTATCATCCCCTACCCGAGCTCGTAATAGTCCGCGATTATAGTGTCCTATAAAATTAGTTGGATCTATATCTAATGCAATATCATAATCTTCCATCGCTCCTTGTAACTTATTCTGATGGAATCGAGCCAATGCCCTATTTATATAATTTCCTGAATTTTTAGTATTCAAATATGTAGCCTGATCATAATCAGCTTCTGCATCTTTATATTTTCCTTGCTGGAGCTTTATTGCTGCACGTGAGGACCAAACATCTGCATCATATTTATCAATAGACAAAGCCAAATCATAATCATTCATTGCTTTAATTGTATCTTTTTGCTTTAAAGATACTTCTGCACGCATTAAATAAGCTTTTGTATACTGAGGAGAAAGGGATATCAACTTTGACAAATCAGTTTCTGCTCCCTTAAAATCTTCCTTAGATATTTTGCAAAGAGCAAGATTATGCCAAAGTCCTACATTCTCGGGATCATAACTCAACGCTTTAGTATAATCATCTATGGCGCCATCGTACTTTTGCTGCTTTATGCGGGATAGACCTCTGATTTGATATGCATTAACCACAAATGGATTTCGTTCTATAGCAGATGAGCAATCTGATTCCGCTCCTTGAAAATCATCCAGATTTATTTTTGCAAGAGCACGAAAAAAGTATGGCTCATACAAATATGGTTTTGCACTCACTACTTGATTAAAGTATTGAATAGAAAGAACATAGTCTTCAAAATATAATGCATTGCGGCCAATTGCCATTACACGTTCCGTGTTTATTTGGGCAGAAACTACAGCAGGAAATAATAGCAGGTATATTAAAATTCTCTTTATCATTTATTTTTCATCTAAGGGCGAAACAAAATTAATGATTTCGATTGAAGTAACAACGTTTAGCATTTTTTTTTCAAGCTAGAAAGGCTTTTTTCACTTATTAAAACAGAAAATAATTATAACATTCATGGTTTATTAGTCATTAAGGACTTTTTATAAACCTAAAAAACGATCTAAAAGATAAAAAGACGCATCTTTATAAATTAAAAGATACGTCTTTTTAGGAATCTTATTTTAAAGTTAAAATAACTATTTGATTGTTTTAACCTTATATGAGCATCTGGCTTTACCATTAATCATAGCATTCAATTTGCCTTTAATCATTTGTTTACGCAAAGGAGATAAATTATCAATAAACAAACCTCCTTCCAAATGTTCAAATTCGTGCTGCATTACGCGTGCCAGATAGCCTTCTACATATTCATCATGTTCCACAAAGTTCTCATCCATATATTTCACATGAATTTTATTTGCTCTATTCACAGTCTCATGAATTCCAGGTAAACTGAGACATCCTTCTTCCATAGACACCATTTCGCCCTCAGTTTCAAGAATATGAGCATTAATATAAGCTTTATTAAAATCTTTATATTCAGGATATTCATCAGAAAGAACATCAAGACTGATCACCACAACACGGATAGAGAGTCCAATCTGCGGAGCAGCAAGACCTACACCATCAGCCCTATGCATTGTATCAAACATATTTCCTATCAGCTCTTTTAAGTTCGGATAATCAGGGGTTATATCTTCTGCAACTTTTCTTAAAACTGGTTGACCATATACGTAAATAGGTAAAATCATTATTATTCTGTATTATATTAACAAATTGTTTTCTCTAGTGCTATCTTCGACTTTCAAGATATGACTGCAAAATAATCGTTGCACTCACTTCGTCAACAAGCTCTTTACTTTGTCTGTCTTTCTTTTTCAATCCGGCTTCAAGCATTGTACGATGTGCCAAAACTGAAGTAAAGCGTTCATCAACAAATTCCACAGGTATATTAGGAAGAATTTTTTTTAGTCGTTGAACAAACGGTTTAATATAATTCATACTTTCGGATAAATCATTATTAAGCTGTTTTGGAAGCCCTATCAATATTAAATCAACCGGTTCTTTAGCTGTATATTGCACCAAAAAATCAGGCAATGTATGGCTAGGCACAGTC is part of the uncultured Bacteroides sp. genome and encodes:
- the ruvX gene encoding Holliday junction resolvase RuvX → MGRILALDYGRKRTGVAVTDILQIIANGLTTVPSHTLPDFLVQYTAKEPVDLILIGLPKQLNNDLSESMNYIKPFVQRLKKILPNIPVEFVDERFTSVLAHRTMLEAGLKKKDRQSKELVDEVSATIILQSYLESRR
- the def gene encoding peptide deformylase; its protein translation is MILPIYVYGQPVLRKVAEDITPDYPNLKELIGNMFDTMHRADGVGLAAPQIGLSIRVVVISLDVLSDEYPEYKDFNKAYINAHILETEGEMVSMEEGCLSLPGIHETVNRANKIHVKYMDENFVEHDEYVEGYLARVMQHEFEHLEGGLFIDNLSPLRKQMIKGKLNAMINGKARCSYKVKTIK